One genomic segment of Salinigranum rubrum includes these proteins:
- a CDS encoding acyl-CoA dehydrogenase family protein produces MLDYVDLEADLDEEERMIRDTARRFVDEQVRPDIGEHFEKGTFPTELITEMGELGFFAPNLEGYGLPRVSETAYGLLMQELEAGDSGVRSAASVQGALVMYPIHAYGSDEQKERWLPDLGTGEAVGCFGLTEPEHGSDPASMETRAERDGDGYRLQGSKTWITNSPIADVAVVWARDTSAEGKPVRGFLVETDRDGVTTNKIEEKLSMRASITGEIGLSNVWIPEEDVLPGVEGMKGPLSCLTQARYGIAWGAVGVARDCFETAREYALDREQFGGPIARFQLQQEKLADMATDITTAQLLAYRLAELKERGDLTPAQVSMAKRNNVAMARDASRTAREMLGGNGITRDYSPMRHLANIETVYTYEGTHDIHSLIVGHELTGIPAFE; encoded by the coding sequence ATGCTTGATTACGTCGACTTGGAGGCAGACCTCGACGAAGAAGAGCGGATGATCCGCGACACCGCCCGTCGCTTCGTCGACGAGCAGGTGCGTCCGGACATCGGCGAGCACTTCGAGAAGGGAACCTTTCCGACCGAACTCATCACCGAGATGGGCGAACTCGGGTTCTTCGCGCCGAATCTGGAGGGGTACGGCCTCCCGAGAGTGAGCGAGACGGCGTACGGTCTCCTGATGCAGGAACTGGAGGCCGGCGACTCCGGCGTCCGGTCGGCCGCGAGCGTTCAGGGCGCGCTCGTGATGTACCCCATCCACGCGTACGGCTCCGACGAGCAGAAGGAGCGGTGGCTCCCCGACCTCGGCACGGGCGAGGCCGTCGGCTGCTTCGGTCTCACGGAGCCCGAGCACGGCTCGGACCCCGCGAGCATGGAGACGAGAGCGGAGAGGGACGGCGACGGCTACCGACTCCAGGGGTCGAAGACGTGGATCACGAACTCGCCCATCGCCGACGTCGCGGTCGTCTGGGCGCGCGACACCTCCGCGGAGGGGAAGCCCGTCCGAGGGTTCCTCGTCGAGACCGACCGCGACGGCGTCACGACGAACAAAATCGAGGAGAAGCTCTCGATGCGCGCCTCGATCACGGGCGAAATCGGCCTCTCGAACGTCTGGATTCCCGAAGAGGACGTGCTCCCAGGGGTCGAGGGGATGAAGGGCCCGCTGTCGTGTCTGACGCAGGCGCGGTACGGCATCGCCTGGGGCGCTGTCGGTGTCGCGCGCGACTGCTTCGAGACCGCCCGCGAGTACGCCCTGGACAGAGAGCAGTTCGGCGGCCCTATCGCACGGTTCCAGCTCCAACAGGAGAAACTCGCCGACATGGCCACCGACATTACGACCGCTCAGCTCTTGGCGTACCGCCTCGCCGAACTGAAAGAGCGCGGTGACCTCACCCCCGCGCAGGTGTCGATGGCCAAGCGGAACAACGTCGCGATGGCTCGCGACGCCTCCCGAACCGCCCGTGAGATGCTCGGCGGCAACGGAATTACGCGCGACTACTCGCCGATGCGTCACCTGGCGAACATCGAGACGGTCTACACCTACGAGGGAACCCACGACATCCACTCGCTCATCGTCGGGCACGAACTCACCGGGATTCCGGCCTTCGAGTGA
- a CDS encoding SHOCT domain-containing protein codes for MNTFAVLLQWGPHRGPHPGPHAPMGPTGGAGAGAGAGMPWGAGAWGMGGGLFAGLVALLLLAILVVGAVYLLSTARRETESDGDTDALAVLKRRYARGEIDDEEFERRRGRLDGGTV; via the coding sequence ATGAACACGTTCGCTGTCCTCCTGCAGTGGGGCCCACACCGAGGACCACACCCTGGACCACACGCTCCGATGGGGCCGACCGGCGGTGCCGGTGCCGGTGCCGGGGCTGGGATGCCGTGGGGTGCCGGCGCCTGGGGGATGGGCGGTGGCCTCTTCGCGGGACTCGTGGCCCTGCTCCTGCTCGCCATCCTCGTGGTCGGAGCGGTCTACCTGCTGTCGACCGCTCGCCGGGAGACGGAGAGCGACGGAGACACCGACGCGCTCGCCGTCCTCAAGCGACGCTACGCACGCGGCGAGATCGACGACGAGGAGTTCGAGCGGCGCCGAGGACGACTCGACGGCGGAACCGTCTGA
- the alaS gene encoding alanine--tRNA ligase, whose amino-acid sequence MSELEEEYRLEYFEEEGFYRKQCPVTDVWFWTRDPERETCGEPPADDYSFIDNPGFDREYTLEEMREEFLSFFEERGHERIEPYPVAANRWRDDVLLTQASIYDFQPLVTSGQTPPPANPLTISQPCIRMQDIDNVGRTGRHTMAFEMMAHHAFNTREDAEDKYAYEGEVYWKDETVRYCDEFFASMGANLDEITYIEDPWVGGGNAGPAIEVLYRGAELATLVFMSMEQDPEGDYEMKDGNRYSKMDTYIVDTGYGLERWTWVSQGTPTVYEAVYPEMIEFLKENAGISLTDEEEELVHRAAKLSGYLDIDEIDDLRGARADVADELGVDAEELTDLLRPLEDIYAIADHCRALAYMFGDGIVPSNVGTGYLARMVLRRTKRLVDSVGVDAPLDELVDMQAARLQYQNRDTIRDIVRTEERKYRETLERGSRKVEQLAHEYADRGEPIPTDTLIELYDSHGIQPDMVREIAAGQGAEVEVPDDFYSLVAERHEDAGEADTATRRDERLANLPETEKLYYEDQERTEFEAVVLDVFERESGYDVVLDQTMFYPEGGGQPADHGTLSSDDITVEVEDVQVHDGVVLHRTDEDPGKGEFVRGQLDVDRRRRLMRHHTATHIVGFAARQVLGEHVRQAGAQKGTRRARLDVRHYERITRDEVREIERVANDLVTRNVKVKQEWPNRHEAEEKHGFDLYQGGIPPGKNIRLIHVADDVQACGGTHVTRTGDIGAIKILSTEPVQDGVERISFAAGEAAIEATQRTEDALYAAADVLDVSPPDVPDTAERFFEEWKARGKTIDRLKRELAEARAAAESEEVDIGGTPAVVRRLDGDADELRATANALVDSGKVAVLGSSAGGSAQFVVGVPDGVGLNAGEVVGELAAKVGGGGGGPPDFAQGGGPDVERLDEVLDEAPDVLRNVLDA is encoded by the coding sequence ATGAGTGAACTCGAAGAGGAGTACCGCCTCGAGTACTTCGAGGAGGAGGGGTTCTACCGGAAACAGTGTCCGGTGACGGACGTGTGGTTCTGGACGCGAGACCCCGAGCGCGAGACCTGTGGTGAGCCGCCGGCCGACGACTACTCGTTCATCGACAACCCCGGGTTCGACCGCGAGTACACCCTAGAGGAGATGCGCGAGGAGTTCCTCTCGTTCTTCGAAGAGCGCGGCCACGAACGCATCGAGCCGTACCCGGTGGCGGCGAACCGCTGGCGCGACGACGTTCTCCTCACGCAGGCTTCTATCTACGACTTTCAGCCGCTCGTCACCTCGGGACAGACGCCCCCGCCGGCGAACCCCCTCACCATCTCCCAGCCCTGTATCCGGATGCAGGACATCGACAACGTCGGCAGGACGGGTCGGCACACGATGGCGTTCGAGATGATGGCCCACCACGCGTTCAACACGCGCGAGGACGCCGAAGACAAGTACGCCTACGAGGGCGAGGTGTACTGGAAGGACGAGACGGTGCGGTACTGCGACGAGTTCTTCGCCTCGATGGGCGCGAACCTGGACGAGATAACCTACATCGAGGACCCGTGGGTCGGCGGCGGCAACGCCGGACCCGCCATCGAAGTCCTCTACCGGGGCGCGGAACTCGCCACGCTCGTCTTCATGTCGATGGAGCAGGACCCCGAGGGCGACTACGAGATGAAAGACGGCAACCGATACTCGAAGATGGACACCTACATCGTCGACACCGGGTACGGCCTCGAACGGTGGACGTGGGTGTCGCAGGGCACTCCCACCGTGTACGAGGCGGTCTACCCCGAGATGATCGAGTTCCTCAAGGAGAACGCCGGCATCTCACTCACTGACGAGGAGGAGGAACTCGTCCACCGCGCCGCCAAACTCTCCGGCTACCTCGACATCGACGAAATCGACGACCTCCGGGGGGCGCGCGCCGACGTCGCAGACGAACTCGGCGTCGACGCCGAGGAACTCACGGACCTCCTCCGTCCGCTGGAGGACATCTACGCCATCGCGGACCACTGCCGCGCGCTCGCGTACATGTTCGGTGACGGCATCGTCCCCTCGAACGTCGGCACGGGCTACCTCGCCCGGATGGTTCTTCGAAGAACGAAGCGACTCGTCGACTCGGTCGGCGTCGACGCCCCGCTCGACGAACTCGTCGACATGCAGGCCGCCCGTCTCCAGTACCAGAACCGCGATACGATTCGGGACATCGTCCGCACCGAGGAGCGAAAATACCGAGAAACGCTCGAACGCGGCTCGCGGAAGGTCGAACAACTCGCCCACGAGTACGCCGACCGCGGCGAACCGATTCCCACCGACACGCTCATCGAGTTGTACGATTCGCACGGAATCCAGCCCGACATGGTCCGCGAAATCGCCGCCGGTCAGGGGGCGGAGGTCGAGGTTCCGGACGACTTCTACTCGCTCGTCGCCGAGCGCCACGAGGACGCCGGCGAGGCCGACACCGCCACGAGGCGTGACGAACGGCTCGCGAACCTCCCCGAGACGGAGAAACTCTACTACGAGGACCAAGAGCGGACGGAGTTCGAGGCGGTCGTCCTCGACGTGTTCGAGCGCGAGTCGGGCTACGACGTCGTGCTCGACCAGACGATGTTCTACCCCGAGGGCGGTGGACAGCCCGCGGACCACGGGACGCTCTCTTCCGACGACATCACCGTCGAAGTCGAGGACGTTCAGGTCCACGACGGCGTCGTCCTCCATCGGACCGACGAGGACCCGGGCAAGGGCGAGTTCGTCCGCGGGCAACTCGACGTCGACCGTCGCCGCCGGCTGATGCGACACCACACCGCGACGCACATCGTCGGATTCGCCGCCCGACAGGTCCTGGGAGAACACGTCCGCCAGGCCGGTGCCCAGAAGGGCACCCGTCGTGCCCGCCTCGACGTCCGCCACTACGAGCGCATCACGCGCGACGAGGTGAGGGAAATCGAGCGCGTGGCGAACGACCTCGTCACGCGGAACGTGAAGGTGAAACAGGAGTGGCCCAACCGACACGAGGCCGAGGAGAAACACGGCTTCGACCTCTACCAGGGTGGCATCCCGCCGGGGAAGAACATCCGGCTCATCCACGTCGCCGACGACGTGCAGGCGTGCGGCGGGACGCACGTCACGCGGACGGGCGACATCGGCGCGATCAAGATACTCTCGACCGAACCCGTCCAAGACGGCGTCGAACGCATCTCCTTCGCGGCCGGTGAGGCCGCCATCGAGGCGACCCAGCGTACCGAGGATGCGCTCTACGCGGCCGCTGACGTTCTCGACGTCTCGCCCCCCGACGTCCCCGACACGGCCGAGCGGTTCTTCGAGGAGTGGAAAGCTCGGGGCAAGACCATCGACCGTCTGAAGCGCGAACTCGCGGAGGCGCGCGCGGCGGCCGAGAGCGAGGAGGTCGACATCGGCGGCACGCCGGCCGTCGTCCGACGTCTCGACGGCGACGCCGACGAACTCCGGGCCACGGCGAACGCGCTCGTCGACAGTGGTAAGGTCGCCGTCCTCGGGTCTTCGGCGGGAGGAAGCGCCCAGTTCGTCGTCGGCGTCCCCGACGGTGTGGGGCTGAACGCCGGCGAGGTCGTCGGCGAACTCGCCGCGAAGGTCGGCGGGGGCGGCGGCGGCCCACCGGACTTCGCGCAGGGTGGCGGCCCCGACGTGGAACGACTCGACGAGGTCCTCGACGAGGCACCGGACGTCCTCAGGAACGTCCTCGACGCCTGA
- a CDS encoding type 1 glutamine amidotransferase, whose product MDRPRFALLDASHGESHTRRNFRRELDATLAEFDVTQCELPETFAYDGVVITGSRASVYWDEQWIGSLLDWTAEAASRDLPILGVCYGHQILAEALGGRVADMGEYEIGYREIQLVDEDELFGGVPDSFTAFTTHSDTVTELPPGAALLAENEYGVHAFRKGHAFGVQFHPEYDPQTAESVTRGKEGELSDDRIESVVDGITDERYAAACETKRLFENFVAYAHGVRDGPTPAAD is encoded by the coding sequence ATGGATCGACCGCGCTTCGCACTGCTGGACGCCTCGCACGGCGAGTCACACACCCGCCGGAACTTCCGACGCGAACTCGACGCGACGCTCGCAGAGTTCGACGTCACACAGTGCGAACTGCCGGAGACGTTCGCGTACGACGGCGTCGTCATCACGGGCTCACGGGCCTCCGTCTACTGGGACGAGCAGTGGATCGGGTCGCTCCTCGACTGGACGGCCGAAGCGGCGAGTCGCGACCTCCCGATCCTCGGCGTCTGTTACGGCCACCAGATCCTCGCCGAGGCGCTCGGCGGTCGCGTCGCCGACATGGGCGAGTACGAAATCGGCTACCGCGAGATACAACTCGTCGACGAGGACGAACTGTTCGGCGGCGTTCCCGACTCGTTCACGGCCTTTACGACCCACTCGGACACCGTCACCGAACTCCCGCCGGGGGCGGCGCTGCTCGCGGAGAACGAGTACGGCGTCCACGCCTTCCGGAAAGGGCACGCCTTCGGCGTCCAGTTCCACCCCGAGTACGACCCCCAGACGGCCGAGTCGGTGACCCGCGGGAAGGAGGGCGAACTCTCCGACGACCGTATCGAATCCGTCGTCGACGGCATCACGGACGAGCGGTACGCCGCAGCCTGTGAGACCAAACGGCTCTTCGAGAACTTCGTCGCCTACGCTCACGGCGTCCGCGACGGCCCGACCCCCGCCGCGGACTGA
- a CDS encoding ferritin-like domain-containing protein, with product MSEEVTRLLRKAYLDEHETVLNYMTNAIVLDGVRAEEVKESLQTDIQEELNHAEQLGQRLKQLDERPPASGEFKANQHSLQPPEDSMDVLSVIEGVLDAEEDAIETYRALIKAAEEADDPVTEDIAVTILADEEAHRTEFRGYRKEYQRD from the coding sequence ATGTCCGAAGAGGTCACCCGACTCCTCCGGAAGGCGTACCTGGACGAGCACGAGACTGTACTCAACTACATGACCAACGCCATCGTCCTCGACGGTGTCCGCGCTGAGGAGGTCAAAGAGTCTCTCCAGACCGACATCCAGGAGGAACTCAACCACGCCGAGCAGCTGGGTCAGCGGCTGAAACAGCTCGACGAGCGCCCGCCCGCGTCGGGCGAGTTCAAGGCGAACCAGCACTCGCTGCAGCCCCCCGAGGACTCGATGGACGTCCTCTCGGTCATCGAGGGTGTCCTCGACGCCGAAGAGGACGCTATCGAGACTTACCGCGCGCTCATCAAGGCGGCTGAGGAGGCGGACGACCCCGTCACTGAGGACATCGCCGTCACTATCCTCGCCGACGAGGAGGCCCACCGCACGGAGTTCCGCGGCTACCGGAAAGAGTACCAGCGCGACTGA
- a CDS encoding GAF domain-containing sensor histidine kinase has product MSNEPEPQSVEGSEGSALGVRLCGDVGDRTAAVLASRGFVIAEGSDADVGTGDTADIDCIVVGVDVAEDGDVERRADRPVVLYAPEPTAVDDLSRFSGYARTGDVDALCDQLRWVVARGETQRGTCETREGQDGARTSAARSDARLEALHEGTVSLIGATTPTDLFERTVDIASHLLEFDSCYIAIAEDGVLVKQAGVGDVTEESLPIDYGLVGDSYQTGKTHLVGDTYAHPDAKPARASHRSGIAVPLGDDGVFVVIADEPNAFTVIDRGLAELLVRYTEGTLARIRSAEAIQERRDLIETLHDGTAALAAVTTLEDAAVVAVELAERILSFDTCYVGVREGDVVVPYAVSSGAPPDAARPMKTTQGLVGETIRTGESQLVDRIEESNADPTSDTYRSGISVPLGKEGVFQAVSTEEAAFDANDLELAELLGDHLTGTFSRVRAEADLGQQRRRVAQLHAATVELVSCHDVVDLYERAIETARSVLGFDTAYIFVVENDQFVPVAQAIHEDHDPVGTVSLDHGVASETHRTGRSRLVRDVSTAEGAEPLQTVAGGGISVPLGDDGVFQAVSRDPETFDESDLELAELLASHVTANRERLRAETELRSQRDRLSALFENIPDAAVSYRLVDGDPHVQAVNPAFERVFGFTNEELVGENLDEYVIADDPEQLAEARRMNARLKAGESVRTECQRQTNEGLRTFILQVVPLELGQENVAGFAIYTDITDRQERERELRRQNERLEEFANIISHDLRNPLAVASGYLDLAAETGDPSAFERVETSLDRMDRLVEDLLSLARKGQVVGEPVPLDLATVATQAWGGVRTIDATLERPESLPVEGDESRLVELFENLFRNAIEHAGDSVTVRVEALDDTADEVRGFAVEDDGPGIPPEKRDQVCDPGETTSTEGIGYGLAIVQRIVEAHGWSLSVTEGSEGGARFEVRF; this is encoded by the coding sequence GTGTCAAACGAACCAGAGCCGCAGTCAGTCGAGGGTTCGGAGGGGAGCGCGCTCGGCGTCCGACTGTGCGGCGACGTGGGTGACCGGACGGCCGCAGTACTCGCCAGCCGCGGCTTCGTCATCGCGGAGGGATCCGACGCCGACGTCGGAACCGGGGACACTGCCGATATCGACTGCATCGTCGTCGGCGTCGACGTCGCGGAAGACGGGGACGTCGAGCGACGAGCGGACCGGCCGGTCGTCCTCTACGCGCCGGAGCCGACGGCCGTCGACGACCTGTCTCGGTTTTCGGGGTACGCCCGGACGGGTGACGTCGACGCGCTGTGCGACCAGCTCCGCTGGGTCGTCGCACGAGGGGAGACACAGCGCGGGACGTGCGAAACGCGTGAGGGACAGGACGGTGCGCGAACGTCCGCGGCGCGGAGCGACGCGCGGCTGGAGGCCCTCCACGAGGGGACGGTGAGCCTCATCGGGGCGACGACGCCGACCGACCTGTTCGAACGGACGGTCGACATCGCGAGCCACCTGCTGGAGTTCGACAGCTGTTACATCGCCATCGCCGAGGACGGCGTCCTCGTCAAGCAGGCGGGCGTCGGCGACGTGACCGAGGAGTCACTCCCCATCGACTACGGACTCGTCGGCGACAGCTACCAGACCGGGAAGACGCACCTGGTGGGCGACACGTACGCCCACCCCGACGCGAAGCCGGCGCGCGCGTCACACCGGTCGGGAATCGCCGTTCCGCTCGGCGACGACGGCGTCTTCGTCGTCATCGCGGACGAGCCGAACGCCTTCACGGTGATCGACCGGGGGCTCGCCGAGTTGCTCGTCCGGTACACGGAGGGGACGCTCGCGCGCATCCGGTCGGCGGAGGCCATCCAGGAGCGACGCGACCTCATCGAGACGCTCCACGACGGAACGGCGGCGCTCGCCGCGGTGACGACGCTCGAAGACGCGGCGGTCGTCGCCGTCGAACTCGCCGAGCGAATCCTCTCGTTCGACACCTGTTACGTCGGGGTTCGAGAGGGGGACGTCGTCGTGCCGTACGCCGTCTCGTCGGGTGCACCGCCCGACGCGGCCCGGCCGATGAAGACCACCCAGGGGCTCGTCGGCGAGACCATCCGGACGGGAGAGTCACAACTCGTCGACCGCATCGAGGAGTCGAACGCCGACCCAACGAGCGACACGTACCGGTCGGGGATCAGCGTCCCTCTGGGCAAGGAGGGCGTCTTTCAGGCCGTCTCGACCGAGGAAGCGGCGTTCGACGCCAACGACCTCGAACTCGCCGAACTGCTGGGCGACCACCTCACCGGGACGTTCTCGCGGGTCCGCGCGGAGGCGGACCTCGGCCAGCAGCGCAGACGGGTGGCGCAACTGCACGCGGCCACCGTCGAACTGGTGAGCTGTCACGACGTCGTCGACCTGTACGAGCGGGCCATCGAGACGGCCCGGTCGGTGCTGGGTTTCGACACCGCATACATCTTCGTCGTCGAGAACGACCAGTTCGTCCCGGTCGCCCAGGCGATTCACGAGGACCACGACCCGGTGGGGACGGTGTCGCTGGACCACGGCGTCGCGAGCGAGACCCACCGGACCGGACGGTCGCGGCTCGTCCGCGACGTCTCGACCGCAGAGGGCGCGGAGCCGCTTCAGACGGTCGCCGGCGGGGGGATCAGCGTCCCGCTCGGCGACGACGGCGTCTTCCAGGCGGTGTCGCGCGACCCCGAGACGTTCGACGAGTCCGACCTCGAACTCGCCGAACTCCTCGCGTCGCACGTGACGGCGAACCGCGAGCGGCTCCGCGCCGAGACCGAGCTACGGAGCCAGCGCGACCGCCTCAGCGCGCTGTTCGAGAACATCCCCGACGCGGCGGTCTCCTACCGACTGGTCGACGGCGACCCCCACGTACAGGCCGTGAACCCGGCGTTCGAACGCGTCTTCGGCTTCACGAACGAGGAACTGGTCGGCGAGAACCTCGACGAGTACGTCATCGCCGACGACCCCGAACAGCTCGCCGAGGCCCGGCGGATGAACGCGCGGCTCAAAGCCGGCGAGAGCGTCCGCACGGAGTGTCAGCGCCAGACGAACGAGGGGCTCCGGACGTTCATCCTGCAGGTCGTCCCGCTCGAACTCGGGCAGGAGAACGTCGCCGGGTTCGCCATCTACACCGACATCACGGACCGACAGGAGCGCGAGCGCGAACTCCGCCGGCAGAACGAACGGCTCGAGGAGTTCGCCAACATCATCTCGCACGACCTCCGCAACCCGCTGGCGGTCGCGTCGGGCTACCTCGACCTCGCCGCGGAGACGGGCGACCCGTCGGCGTTCGAGCGGGTCGAGACGTCGCTCGACCGCATGGACCGCCTCGTCGAAGACCTCCTCTCGCTGGCGCGGAAGGGTCAGGTCGTCGGCGAACCGGTCCCGCTCGACCTGGCGACGGTCGCGACGCAGGCGTGGGGCGGCGTCCGGACTATCGACGCGACGCTCGAACGGCCCGAGTCACTCCCCGTGGAGGGCGACGAGAGTCGGTTGGTCGAACTGTTCGAGAACCTGTTCCGCAACGCCATCGAACACGCCGGCGACTCGGTGACCGTCCGCGTCGAGGCGCTCGACGACACGGCGGACGAGGTCCGCGGGTTCGCCGTCGAGGACGACGGGCCCGGCATTCCGCCCGAGAAGCGCGACCAGGTCTGTGACCCCGGAGAAACGACCAGCACCGAGGGAATCGGCTACGGGCTCGCCATCGTCCAGCGGATCGTCGAGGCACACGGCTGGTCGCTTTCGGTCACCGAGGGGAGCGAGGGCGGGGCGCGGTTCGAGGTCCGATTCTGA
- a CDS encoding alpha/beta fold hydrolase gives MPFATNDDVSLYYESADDGEETVVFVGDVGFGSWQWGWQHQAVTGPLESVVFDHRGIGRSDTPPGPYSVTDLADDLAAVLAAAGVSRAHLVGAGLGGVVALDLAHDSGRVRSLTLVGSGFEGDAMDAFAPPDDEAALRASTERFLSDAFCAEQSEVVDQIVAWRAQEDAPERVWRAQAAALEGYEPPSLYEVTTPTLVVHGEADAQWPAQGARGLADDLPRGEWVSYEDAGHLVGVERSRLVNDRLVGHVESHSDARSNA, from the coding sequence GTGCCCTTCGCAACCAACGACGACGTCTCGCTGTACTACGAGTCCGCGGACGATGGTGAGGAAACCGTCGTCTTCGTCGGCGACGTCGGCTTCGGCTCCTGGCAGTGGGGCTGGCAGCACCAGGCTGTCACTGGTCCACTCGAATCAGTGGTCTTCGACCATCGCGGCATCGGTCGGTCCGACACCCCTCCGGGGCCGTACTCGGTCACCGACCTCGCGGACGACCTCGCGGCAGTACTCGCCGCCGCCGGTGTCTCCCGGGCGCACCTCGTCGGTGCCGGACTGGGCGGTGTGGTCGCGCTCGACCTCGCACACGACTCGGGGCGGGTTCGGAGCCTGACGCTCGTCGGTTCGGGTTTCGAGGGAGACGCGATGGACGCGTTCGCCCCTCCGGACGACGAAGCGGCGCTCCGGGCGTCGACCGAGCGATTCCTCTCCGACGCGTTCTGCGCCGAACAGTCCGAGGTCGTCGACCAAATCGTCGCGTGGCGGGCGCAGGAGGACGCGCCCGAGCGCGTGTGGCGGGCGCAGGCGGCCGCACTGGAGGGGTACGAACCACCCTCTCTCTACGAGGTGACGACACCGACGCTCGTCGTCCACGGGGAAGCGGACGCTCAGTGGCCCGCCCAGGGCGCCCGGGGCCTCGCGGACGACCTCCCCCGTGGGGAGTGGGTTTCCTACGAAGACGCGGGCCACCTCGTTGGCGTCGAACGCTCACGGCTCGTCAACGACCGACTCGTCGGACACGTCGAGTCGCACTCGGACGCCCGTTCGAACGCCTGA
- a CDS encoding cupin domain-containing protein, giving the protein MEPVNEETLPWSETDRGTTAFRRKQLGRAAGSERLGASLYELPPGKRSWPYHYHTGNEEALYVLSGEGTLRVGDEDESSQYPLRAGDYVALPVGPESAHRVSNADENGDGGTDEREPLRYLVFSTMNDPDITVYPDSGKLGLYAGAAPGGDSEARVVDGYYPHDADVEYWEGEE; this is encoded by the coding sequence ATGGAACCAGTCAACGAGGAGACACTGCCGTGGAGCGAAACCGACCGCGGGACGACCGCCTTCCGCCGCAAGCAACTGGGGCGCGCAGCCGGCAGCGAGCGCCTCGGTGCTAGCCTCTACGAACTCCCGCCGGGGAAGCGGTCGTGGCCGTATCACTACCACACGGGCAACGAGGAGGCACTCTACGTCCTCTCCGGTGAAGGCACGCTCCGCGTCGGCGACGAGGACGAGTCGAGCCAGTACCCGTTGCGGGCGGGCGACTACGTGGCGCTCCCGGTCGGTCCAGAGAGCGCCCACCGCGTGTCGAACGCCGACGAGAACGGGGACGGAGGGACGGACGAGCGGGAACCGCTCAGATATCTCGTGTTCTCGACGATGAACGACCCCGACATCACCGTCTATCCCGATTCGGGAAAACTCGGCCTGTACGCCGGGGCCGCACCCGGCGGCGACTCGGAAGCGCGGGTCGTCGACGGCTACTACCCGCACGACGCGGACGTCGAGTACTGGGAAGGCGAGGAATGA